A window of Oncorhynchus tshawytscha isolate Ot180627B unplaced genomic scaffold, Otsh_v2.0 Un_scaffold_16570_pilon_pilon, whole genome shotgun sequence contains these coding sequences:
- the LOC112242169 gene encoding cytochrome P450 2F3-like isoform X1 → MVSFRAAGYIPSKDFQAGTMEMCSSVVLGGLVLLLLLWLFRLRRQRHVHLPPGPCALPLLGNLLQIDKQAPFKTLTKWSGVYGPVMTVYLGPQRAVVLVGYGAVKEALVDQAEDFTGRAPVPFLVLVTRGYGLAISNGERWRQLRRFTLTTLRDFGMGRKRMEEWVQEESQHLIDSLDATKAVPFDPHPFLSRTVSNVICSLVFGQRFGYDDDNFLHLLNILSAVLRFGSSPCGQLYNIFPWLMEHLPGRQQVVFGQMDELRGFVMKKIHEHQETIDPGNPRDFTDCFLTRLNQEKDVSSSEFHYDNLVSTVLDLFLAGTETTSTTLRYAFMLLLKYPDIQEHVQQEIDTVIGRQRVPQMEDRKSLPFTEAVIHEVQRFLDIAPLNLPHYATKNISFRGYTIPQGTVILPMLHSVLRDQDHWATPTTFNPNHFLDQNGNFQKNPAFLVFSAGKRACVGESLARMEIFLFLVSLLQHFSFSCPGGPDSIDLSPEFSSFTNVPRHYQLIATPR, encoded by the exons atgGTATCCTTCCGTGCCGCAGGATACATTCCGAGTAAGGATTTTCAG GCTGGAACAATGGAGATGTGTAGTAGCGTGGTGTTGGGAGGCCTGGTGTTGTTGCTTCTACTGTGGTTGTTCAggctgaggagacagagacatgtcCATCTACCCCCAGGACCCTGCGCCCTGCCGCTTCTAGGCAACCTGCTTCAGATTGACAAACAGGCCCCCTTCAAGACCCTCACCAAGTGGAGTGGTGTGTATGGGCCAGTGATGACAGTGTATCTTGGGCCCCAGCGAGCCGTGGTGCTGGTGGGGTACGGGGCAGTCAAGGAGGCTCTGGTGGACCAGGCTGAGGATTTCACAGGACGAGCTCCTGTCCCCTTCCTGGTCCTTGTTACCAGGGGATACGGCCTGGCCATCAGTAATGGGGAGCGTTGGCGCCAGCTGCGTCGTTTCACCCTGACCACGCTGAGAGACTTTGGGATGGGCCGTAAGAGGATGGAGGagtgggtacaggaggagagCCAACACCTTATAGACAGTCTGGACGCCACTAAAGCCGTACCCTTCGATCCTCATCCATTCCTGAGTCGCACCGTGTCCAACGTCATCTGCTCCCTGGTGTTCGGCCAGCGCTTCGGCTATGACGATGACAACTTCCTGCACTTGCTCAACATCCTCTCAGCTGTACTGCGCTTTGGAAGCAGCCCCTGTGGACAGCTGTACAACATCTTCCCCTGGCTGATGGAACACCTGCCTGGTCGGCAGCAAGTCGTGTTCGGCCAGATGGATGAGTTGAGAGGCTTTGTGATGAAAAAGATCCACGAGCACCAGGAGACCATTGACCCAGGCAACCCTAGAGACTTCACAGACTGCTTCCTCACCAGACTCAACCAGGAGAAGGACGTGTCCTCCTCTGAGTTCCATTACGATAACCTGGTGTCCACAGTGTTGGACCTCTTCCTTGCAGGAACAGAGACCACCAGCACCACTCTCAGATACGCCTTCATGCTGCTCCTCAAATACCCCGACATTCAGGAGCACGTTCAGCAGGAGATCGACACAGTGATTGGCCGACAGCGCGTCCCTCAGATGGAGGACAGGAAGTCCCTCCCCTTCACAGAAGCCGTCATCCACGAGGTGCAGCGCTTCCTGGACATCGCCCCATTGAACCTCCCGCACTATGCCACCAAGAATATCTCATTCAGAGGGTACACTATCCCTCAGGGCACCGTGATCCTTCCAATGCTGCACTCTGTTCTGAGAGACCAGGACCACTGGGCCACGCCCACAACCTTCAATCCCAATCACTTCCTTGATCAGAACGGAAACTTCCAGAAGAACCCTGCCTTCTTGGTTTTCTCTGCAGGTAAGCGTGCCTGTGTGGGAGAGTCTCTGGCTCGTATGGAGATCTTTCTGTTCCTGGTGTCTCTGCTGCAAcatttctccttctcctgccCTGGAGGACCTGACAGCATTGACCTCAGCCCAGAGTTCAGCAGTTTCACTAACGTGCCGCGTCACTACCAGCTCATCGCTACACCCCGCTGA
- the LOC112242169 gene encoding cytochrome P450 2F3-like isoform X2: MEMCSSVVLGGLVLLLLLWLFRLRRQRHVHLPPGPCALPLLGNLLQIDKQAPFKTLTKWSGVYGPVMTVYLGPQRAVVLVGYGAVKEALVDQAEDFTGRAPVPFLVLVTRGYGLAISNGERWRQLRRFTLTTLRDFGMGRKRMEEWVQEESQHLIDSLDATKAVPFDPHPFLSRTVSNVICSLVFGQRFGYDDDNFLHLLNILSAVLRFGSSPCGQLYNIFPWLMEHLPGRQQVVFGQMDELRGFVMKKIHEHQETIDPGNPRDFTDCFLTRLNQEKDVSSSEFHYDNLVSTVLDLFLAGTETTSTTLRYAFMLLLKYPDIQEHVQQEIDTVIGRQRVPQMEDRKSLPFTEAVIHEVQRFLDIAPLNLPHYATKNISFRGYTIPQGTVILPMLHSVLRDQDHWATPTTFNPNHFLDQNGNFQKNPAFLVFSAGKRACVGESLARMEIFLFLVSLLQHFSFSCPGGPDSIDLSPEFSSFTNVPRHYQLIATPR, encoded by the coding sequence ATGGAGATGTGTAGTAGCGTGGTGTTGGGAGGCCTGGTGTTGTTGCTTCTACTGTGGTTGTTCAggctgaggagacagagacatgtcCATCTACCCCCAGGACCCTGCGCCCTGCCGCTTCTAGGCAACCTGCTTCAGATTGACAAACAGGCCCCCTTCAAGACCCTCACCAAGTGGAGTGGTGTGTATGGGCCAGTGATGACAGTGTATCTTGGGCCCCAGCGAGCCGTGGTGCTGGTGGGGTACGGGGCAGTCAAGGAGGCTCTGGTGGACCAGGCTGAGGATTTCACAGGACGAGCTCCTGTCCCCTTCCTGGTCCTTGTTACCAGGGGATACGGCCTGGCCATCAGTAATGGGGAGCGTTGGCGCCAGCTGCGTCGTTTCACCCTGACCACGCTGAGAGACTTTGGGATGGGCCGTAAGAGGATGGAGGagtgggtacaggaggagagCCAACACCTTATAGACAGTCTGGACGCCACTAAAGCCGTACCCTTCGATCCTCATCCATTCCTGAGTCGCACCGTGTCCAACGTCATCTGCTCCCTGGTGTTCGGCCAGCGCTTCGGCTATGACGATGACAACTTCCTGCACTTGCTCAACATCCTCTCAGCTGTACTGCGCTTTGGAAGCAGCCCCTGTGGACAGCTGTACAACATCTTCCCCTGGCTGATGGAACACCTGCCTGGTCGGCAGCAAGTCGTGTTCGGCCAGATGGATGAGTTGAGAGGCTTTGTGATGAAAAAGATCCACGAGCACCAGGAGACCATTGACCCAGGCAACCCTAGAGACTTCACAGACTGCTTCCTCACCAGACTCAACCAGGAGAAGGACGTGTCCTCCTCTGAGTTCCATTACGATAACCTGGTGTCCACAGTGTTGGACCTCTTCCTTGCAGGAACAGAGACCACCAGCACCACTCTCAGATACGCCTTCATGCTGCTCCTCAAATACCCCGACATTCAGGAGCACGTTCAGCAGGAGATCGACACAGTGATTGGCCGACAGCGCGTCCCTCAGATGGAGGACAGGAAGTCCCTCCCCTTCACAGAAGCCGTCATCCACGAGGTGCAGCGCTTCCTGGACATCGCCCCATTGAACCTCCCGCACTATGCCACCAAGAATATCTCATTCAGAGGGTACACTATCCCTCAGGGCACCGTGATCCTTCCAATGCTGCACTCTGTTCTGAGAGACCAGGACCACTGGGCCACGCCCACAACCTTCAATCCCAATCACTTCCTTGATCAGAACGGAAACTTCCAGAAGAACCCTGCCTTCTTGGTTTTCTCTGCAGGTAAGCGTGCCTGTGTGGGAGAGTCTCTGGCTCGTATGGAGATCTTTCTGTTCCTGGTGTCTCTGCTGCAAcatttctccttctcctgccCTGGAGGACCTGACAGCATTGACCTCAGCCCAGAGTTCAGCAGTTTCACTAACGTGCCGCGTCACTACCAGCTCATCGCTACACCCCGCTGA